The following nucleotide sequence is from Anaerolineales bacterium.
TATCCTTGTCCAGGTTCTGGATGCCGGCTGCCTGCAGGCGCATCTCCCCACCGGGCCCGATCAGAGCCAGCCCGACCTTCTTGCCGAAGCGCTCCAGCAGGCGATGAGCCGCTTCGTGAACCCCGAGCCCCGCCAGGTCATCCGCCGGCTGCAGTTCGCCGCCGGCTGCCGAAAGGTGAAGCAGCCACCAGCCGGAGGCAGGCAGGGCGCCTTCCAGGACCAACGCCTTGATGCCCAGGTACGCCAGTTTCAGGCCGGTGGATCCGCCAGCGTTGCTCTCCTTGATGCCGCCGGTCAGCGGGCTCTTGGCCCCAACCGAGATCCGGTCGCAAGAGGACAGCATGTGGCCAACCAGCAGGCCCGACGCCCACAGTAGTTTGTTGCCTGGGCCAAGGGGATCACAGCTGGGATCAATCTCGTCGAGCAGCACCCGCGCGATCAGTCCCCGCCCACCAAGCCGTACCCAACCTCCCGGCACCGGCTCGCGCCGAATGCGGCCTTCCGCCAGATTGACGCGCCACACACACTCATCCACGGTCAACTCACCTCAGCCTGTTCTCGGATCCGCTGAGAAGGCGCAATCCGGGGGCCTCCCCTGCTGCCCAACCAGGGGTTCCCCGATGGGCCTGGGCGGCGCAAGCTCGCGGCGCCGGACGCACCCCGCATGGACGGGATGACCTGGCCTGGGCGCAGCGCTACATCGGCAGCGCTTCGGCCTCCAGAATCCAGGAGAGACCGAGCCGCGAAAGAGTCTTGCCCGTCGGGTTCCCGGTCTGAGCATCCCACTCGGACAGCCGGTAGTACTCGTCCAGGGCATTCTGGATCTCCTCGTGCGATAGGGCGATCCCAGCCGAGGGCCCTTCTCCGGTTAGCGGCACATAGAACTTCGCCGGCAGCGTGTCCGCAGAACGGTCGAGCCCGAGGCGGGCGTTCATCGCCCGCATCATGTTGATCCTGCGCTCCCCCACAGCCAGCAGTTCATCAAGCGTGAAGTCCTGCCAGCCCGTTGCCACCCGAACGAAGTCGACGGTCTCGGCCGGGCCGTACAGCGTCCAGGCCGGGCCCCAGACGAACTGACACAGGCAGGCAGTATCCAGGAAGGAATAGAACTGCTGTCCTTTCAAGGCGAAGCGCACCTTGTCCGGGCCCAGCGACTTGGGAGGCAGGGTGTGCTCCAGGCCGAGGGCCTTCAGTCGGCCCATGTACAGCTCCGCTGCGCCGTCTTCGATCATCGGATCATGCTCGGAGGACTGGTGATCGGCGCCGAAGGGGTTGACGGCGTAGATCAAACCGAGCGAGCGCTTGGACTGCGGCATGTGGGCGGGAGCTTCAGCGCCCTTGACGGTGATCAGGTATTCCTGGCCTTTGCCCAGAATCTCGGCGGCCTTGCGCGAACCGTTGGCCAGGACATCGCCGAAACCCTCCCGGCGGGCGATCATCTCCGTCAGGCGCACCATGGCCTCCGCATCACCGAAGGGCGCCGCGAAGCCGATCTCCTTTTCCGTCAGCACGCCGGTGGAGAAGCACTCCATAGCCCAGGCGACGGTGGCGCCGGTCCCGATGGTATCCAGGCCATGCACATTGCAGATCTGGTTGGCGAGCGCCACGGCCTGCAGGTTGCCCACACCACAGTACGAGCCGAACACGGCCAGGGTCTCATACTCCGGCCCGCCGAACCGAGGCTCAACCGCACGTCCCGCATACTCGGCCTCGACTACCCGCTTGCAGCGCACGGTGCAGGCATAGCACGTGTCGTTCTCCTTGAGGATCGTATCCGCCAGCTTCTCGCCGGAGATGTTCTCGGACTCGGCGAACTGAGCAGCGTTGTAGTTGAAGGTCGGCAGGCTGCCGATATCGTTCTGGTAGGTGACGACGCCGGCGGTGCCATAGTCCCTCAACCCCAGGACGTCGGGGTTGTTCGGCACTTCGGCAGCCCCCCACTTGGCCAGCTCGTTCAGCCGGGCCGAATCTTTCCAGGGCAGCTTCTTGCTCGAGCCGCGCGCGACCACCGCCTTCAGGTTCTTCGATCCCATGACGGCGCCCATGCCCGTCCGGCCGTTGGCCCGGTTGTCCATGTTCATGATCGCCGCCAGGCGCACCAGCTTCTCCCCGGAGGGACCACACTGCGCGACTTCGATCTTGTCGTCTTTGAGCTCGGCCTTCAGCCGATCGGTCACCTCGGCGGTCGTCTTTCCCCAAAGGTGTTCTGCCGGGCGCAGCTCGGCCTGACCGTCATGCAGCCAGAGATAAACCGGCTGTTTGGCCTTGCCCCGGATCACCAGGCCGTCGAAGCCGGCGAAGCGCATTTCCGCCGGGAAGAACCCGCCGCACTGGCTGTCGCCGATGCCGTCCGTGAGCGGAGAGAGAGCGTTGGCCGCCATCCGGCTCTGACCGGAGATCGGGGCGCCGGTCAGCACGCTGACCATCATCGTCAGCACATTCTCGGGACCCAGCGGGTCTACCCGCCGCGGCAAGGCGCGCAGGATGTAGTACATCCCCATCGCCGAGCCGCCCAAGTACTTGCGGTAGAAGGCCTCCGTCGGTTGTTCGACCTCCAGCTTTCCCTGAGTCAAGTCAACATGCAGAATCCGTCGAGGGAAACCGTCAGCCATCTCACAGCCTCCTGGATTGTCCACGGTCACGCACCGACATCTGCCAGTGCCTGGTCCAGCGCCGCGGCGTACGTGCCGAGCGCAACCGCGATCTGCTCGCCGCTAACCATCAAGGGCGGAATGAAGCGAATGGCCTGGTCGTAGGTTCCACAGGTCAACAGCAGCAGATCCCGCTCATAGGCACGCCGCGCCGTGGCCTTGGCCAGCTCGGTCCACGGCCTGCCGTCTGGCGTGGTGAACTCCGTGGCGACCATCAGCCCGACTCCCCGAACATCCCCGATCGCCGGTCTCGCCGTCTGCAGCTCGCGCAGGCCGTCGAGCAGCACTTCTCCTTGGGTGGCCGCGTTCTCGACCATCTTCTCCTGGCGAATCGCCTGGATCGTGGCAACGGCCGCAGCGCAGGCCACCACGTTCCCGCCAAACGTGCCGCCGTGCGATCCGGAGATCCACTTTTCCATCAAGGAGCGGCGAGCGGCCAGGCCGGCCAACGGCAGGCCGGAGGCAATCCCCTTGGCCATTACCAGGATGTCGGGAACCACCGCGGTGTGCTCGACGGCAAACCACTTCCCGGTCCGCCCGATGCCCGACTGGACTTCGTCCGCAATCAAGAGAATCCCGTGGGCGTCGCACAGCTCACGCAAGGCGGGCAAGAAATCCGGCGGCGGGACAACATAGCCGCCCTCCCCCAGGACGGGTTCGATCAGGATGGCGGCGGTCTCCTCGGGGGCGGTTTGCGACTTGAGCAATAGCTTGAGTTCGTCGAGGCAGAATCGGCTGGTCGCCGCCGGATCCCACCCGTAGCGATAGGTATATGGATAGGGCGCGACGAACACACCGCCCGCCAGCGGTTGGAAACCGGCGCGATAGATGGTCTTGGATGTGGTCATCGCCATCGTGGCGTTGGTCCGTCCATGGAAGGATCCTTGGAAGACGATGACGTTGCTGCGTCGGGTGACATGACGGGCTAGCTTCACCGCACCTTCGATCACCTCGGCGCCGGAGTTGGTGAAGTAGAAGCTATCGAGGGGCGAAGGCACGATGCCCAGCAGTTCCTGCGCCAGACGCAGCATCGGCTGATGGATCACGATATTCGCCTGGCCGTGCAGCAGAAGGGCGGCCTGTTCCTGAATGGCTTTCACCACCTGCGGGTGGGCATGTCCCGTGCTGGTCACGCCAATGCCGCTGGTGAAATCCAGATAGCGCCGTCCGTCGGTGTCGATCAGGTAGGCGCCTTCACCCCGCGCCACCTTCAGGGTCCAGCTTCGGCTCCAGACGGGCGAGAGCAGGGAGAGTCCGTCGTCGGTCATCCGCGTAATTCCCTCCACGCAGGCGCCGGAGCGCTCCGACGCCGCATCGGCCGGCGGTCCTTCCAGGCTCACGCGGACCGCCTCATCCTAGCATGTCCCCGCCCTGGCATGAGAACGCACTCGTCCCGCTGGCTGGCGGTCCCCACCCCACTGTTCCCAGCGGACGACGGTCAGAGGCGCCTGACAACCTCGGCCAACGCCGTCAGCGTGTGGTCGATATCGGCCTCCGAGTGCGCCTCGCAGACGAACCACGGTTCCTTGCCATCGATCTCGTACTCGATGCCGCGCTGGCGCATGGCAGCATGGATTTGGACATACAGCTCCATGTCTGCCGCTTCCAGATCACGGTATTCCCGCGGCGGCTTCTCCAGCCCCAGCACGAAGGAGAACATCGCCGGCACGCCGGTCAGGGTGTGCGGCACGCCCTTCTCTGTCAGGATCATGTCGATGCCCTGCATCAGACGCTTGCCGCTGGCGGCAACGGTCCTCAGCGCCGGCGTGTTCTGGATCACCTCCAGCGTGGCCAGGGCTGCCGCCACTCCGGGGACGTTGCTGCAGTAGGTGCCGCCGTGGGCCATGCGTCCCGGTTCGATGACGCTCATCACCGCCCGCGATCCGCCGACCGCCGCCAGGGGGTAGCCGTTGGCCAGCGACTTGGCGTAGGTCATCAGGTCGCCGCGCACCTTGAAGTACTCGGTGGCGCCGCCGCGGGCGATCCGGAATCCGGTCTTGACTTCGTCCATGATCATCACGATGCCGAATTCGTCGCACAGGCGCCGGATGTGTTGCAGCCAGCCGCGGGCAGGCATGATGGTGGTCATGTTGGCGGCGATCGGCTCGACGATGATGGCCGCGATCTCGCCAGCGCGCGAGCGGACGACCGCCTCCAGCATCTCAAACTCATTGAACGGGAGGACGATCACCAGATCCCGCAGGCAGGCCGGCATCCCGGAGGAGTTGGCCACCGGCGTCGGGCTGCGCCGCGAGCCTAGGGCCCCGTAGGCGGTGTAGGCAGTCGACCACAAGGCATAGTCGTAAAACCCATGGTAGGCGCCCTCGAACTTGATGATCTTCTCGCGGTTGGTGTGCGCCCGGGCGATACGCAGGGCATGCATCGTGGCCTCGGTGCCGGAGTTGACGAAGCGAACCATCTCCACCCCGGGGCACATGCGCACCATCTTTTCCGCCAGCTCGATCTCCAGCAGGTGGCTGTGAGCGAAGAGTGTCCCCTTGTCGATCGCCGCATGCACCCTGGCGTTCACCCGGCCGTCGGCGTGGCCTAGGATGATCGGCCCGAACGCCAACCGGTAGTCGATGTAGCGGTTGCCATCGGCATCCCAGATGTAGGCGCCCTGGCCGCGGGCGATCACGGGCGTCTCGTCGCCCCAATAGCGGAAGTTCGAACTCACTCCCCAGGGCATGACCTTGCTGGCCCGGGCGAACGCCGCCCGGGTTTGTGACAGCTTGAGCGCCTCGGACATCCCCAGCCTCCTGAGCGGCCGATCCCTATCCGGCGGTCGATGCCCGGATCGCACCTTCGATGATCGCCAGGCCATGCAGCAGTTCGTCGCGAGTGATGCACAGCGGCGGGCAGGCAAACACCAGGTTCTTGTTGACAAAGGTCGAGAGCCCGTCCTGCAGCAGCCTGGACTTGATCCGGCCCATCACGGCCGCATCCAACGGGGCGCGGGTCGCGCGGTCGGACACCAGTTCCAGGACCGAGAACAGGCCGATCCCGCGAACGTCCCCAACCACGGGCAGACGGGATTGCATCGCCCGCAATTCCTCGATCAGCACCTCGCCCATCCGGCGGCTGTTCTCGATCAGCTGCTCTTCCTCATACACCTTGAGCGTGGCCAGTCCGGCGGCGCACGACATCGGATGGCCGTAGTACGTCAGCCCCATGTACAGCACCCGCTC
It contains:
- a CDS encoding aminotransferase class III-fold pyridoxal phosphate-dependent enzyme yields the protein MSLEGPPADAASERSGACVEGITRMTDDGLSLLSPVWSRSWTLKVARGEGAYLIDTDGRRYLDFTSGIGVTSTGHAHPQVVKAIQEQAALLLHGQANIVIHQPMLRLAQELLGIVPSPLDSFYFTNSGAEVIEGAVKLARHVTRRSNVIVFQGSFHGRTNATMAMTTSKTIYRAGFQPLAGGVFVAPYPYTYRYGWDPAATSRFCLDELKLLLKSQTAPEETAAILIEPVLGEGGYVVPPPDFLPALRELCDAHGILLIADEVQSGIGRTGKWFAVEHTAVVPDILVMAKGIASGLPLAGLAARRSLMEKWISGSHGGTFGGNVVACAAAVATIQAIRQEKMVENAATQGEVLLDGLRELQTARPAIGDVRGVGLMVATEFTTPDGRPWTELAKATARRAYERDLLLLTCGTYDQAIRFIPPLMVSGEQIAVALGTYAAALDQALADVGA
- a CDS encoding aldehyde ferredoxin oxidoreductase family protein, with product MADGFPRRILHVDLTQGKLEVEQPTEAFYRKYLGGSAMGMYYILRALPRRVDPLGPENVLTMMVSVLTGAPISGQSRMAANALSPLTDGIGDSQCGGFFPAEMRFAGFDGLVIRGKAKQPVYLWLHDGQAELRPAEHLWGKTTAEVTDRLKAELKDDKIEVAQCGPSGEKLVRLAAIMNMDNRANGRTGMGAVMGSKNLKAVVARGSSKKLPWKDSARLNELAKWGAAEVPNNPDVLGLRDYGTAGVVTYQNDIGSLPTFNYNAAQFAESENISGEKLADTILKENDTCYACTVRCKRVVEAEYAGRAVEPRFGGPEYETLAVFGSYCGVGNLQAVALANQICNVHGLDTIGTGATVAWAMECFSTGVLTEKEIGFAAPFGDAEAMVRLTEMIARREGFGDVLANGSRKAAEILGKGQEYLITVKGAEAPAHMPQSKRSLGLIYAVNPFGADHQSSEHDPMIEDGAAELYMGRLKALGLEHTLPPKSLGPDKVRFALKGQQFYSFLDTACLCQFVWGPAWTLYGPAETVDFVRVATGWQDFTLDELLAVGERRINMMRAMNARLGLDRSADTLPAKFYVPLTGEGPSAGIALSHEEIQNALDEYYRLSEWDAQTGNPTGKTLSRLGLSWILEAEALPM
- a CDS encoding aspartate aminotransferase family protein, with the protein product MSEALKLSQTRAAFARASKVMPWGVSSNFRYWGDETPVIARGQGAYIWDADGNRYIDYRLAFGPIILGHADGRVNARVHAAIDKGTLFAHSHLLEIELAEKMVRMCPGVEMVRFVNSGTEATMHALRIARAHTNREKIIKFEGAYHGFYDYALWSTAYTAYGALGSRRSPTPVANSSGMPACLRDLVIVLPFNEFEMLEAVVRSRAGEIAAIIVEPIAANMTTIMPARGWLQHIRRLCDEFGIVMIMDEVKTGFRIARGGATEYFKVRGDLMTYAKSLANGYPLAAVGGSRAVMSVIEPGRMAHGGTYCSNVPGVAAALATLEVIQNTPALRTVAASGKRLMQGIDMILTEKGVPHTLTGVPAMFSFVLGLEKPPREYRDLEAADMELYVQIHAAMRQRGIEYEIDGKEPWFVCEAHSEADIDHTLTALAEVVRRL